The window TGCCTTTTGATAACCCTAAAATATTGGCCACATATTAGATCTTAGTGATAAATGCATCCAAAAAAACACTAAGCAGATATAATTCACATTATTGTTTTCACTGGACTTGTAAACTACCTAAGATCTAAGAAATGTTCTGAGAAGTATCGACCAATAGGACATTGCTGCTGGGAACTTACATCCATCATGTCAAAGCTTGCTAATGTAATATTCTTCTGAACCAAAATTTCAATAACTAAGGGATAAATTTTAACTTATTTGGTAGTTAAGTGGAATGATATCATTAAGTTAAGAATATAAAGTAATGCATAAGACAGAAAGTTTAACATAAACCCTTGAAAATACTGCACATTCAACCCAATGATTAGAGAAGATTGAGAAAACTAGCTACATTAACTACACTAAAGTCTCTACCTCTATCTTCTTGTGTATCTATGTATAACCTAAGCTGTAAGGCATATATTTACAGACGCTGAAAGTGCCTAAAAAGGTATGACCCTTTTCTCTACCTATACACATTTATCTCATAAAGATTTCGTTCACAATAAATTAAGACTCAAAGGAAATCAGATCTATCAAACCATCTCACTACACGATTGTAGTGGTTAAAGGATTCAATGAAGAAGAGGCTAAACAATCAAAGTAACAATAAATTACTTCCGAGATATAAAGTGAGGCAGAATTCTTATTAGAAATCAACACTGGATCCAGCGAACAGGATAAAGTCGAGATCTTTTTACCCGCAATCTCTCGGAGAGCACGGAAGGAGTAATCTGCTTGAACTTGGGAACCTCGGAGAGCATCTTATCGTAGCTCGCCTGGTCAAAGAGGACCGCATTGTTCACCTTCTCCTTCTGCTTTCCCTTGCTCCACTTCTGCAATCCAAACCCTAATCCACATAAGCACCAGAGAAGACAacgaaagaaaagggaaaaaaacccTTAAAAACCAAATCTTTAACGCTATAACCACCACGTACCTTCTTCTTCTGCTTGCCTCCACCGGATTTAGCCGGCTTCGAGGACGGGGGTGCGGCCTTATCCTTCTTGGGCGCCTACCTCAGACACCAAAGAAGCCATTAGCGACTTAATCCATAGGATATACCGTAACCGAATGAAGAAAACGAGAAGAAAGGAAATCGAGATCGGTTTACCATCTTCTTTCTTCTGGATTCAAAAGCGGAGAAGAAGAATAGCTACGGCGCTTCGGAAGAGGCGGCTACCGCGGCTCCGGGTGGCTTTATAAGGAAAAGGGCGGCTCCACGGCTAGGGTTTTGCGTGGCCTCCGCTAACGTGCACCGGACCAAGATGGGCCATTTCAAGCCCAATTCAAACCCTATGCAAGTTGATTTAGTAGATGAGGGGCATATTATTCCATCTCATATAGTTAATTATGATTAACATCTTTTgatcattatatttaaaaaaatagtatCCGGaactgaaagtaaaatatttaatctccatTCTTCTTATGTCGttaattttattaatgaaaaaaatCGTATGTATTTTCACGTATAAAAAGTACGTGAATagaaaggataaaaatataattttattatttttttaaattattaattttatataaaattcttGCCCATCGCACCTATCGCCCGCCGCTCGCCTTCCACACTTACTCACCCACTACACCTACTTGCCCACAGCACTTGCTCGCTCAACGCTCATCCGAAGCAAACTCTTTGTCATTAGGGTGTGACGAGTGAGTAGCGGGCGAGCAGGGGTGACGAATGATAGGTGTGACAGGCGATAGGCAAGCAGGTTGGAAAGAGCAAATGATGAGGAAATAAATCAAGGCAAGAAgttcatataaaattaataatttaaaagataataaaattctACTTTTATCCTTTTCTTTCATGCTCTTTTTACACGTGACAACACTCAACGAAATTAATGTAAGGAGAATttgagttaaatattttacttttataagtgTATGGACCTCAAtgctattttttaaagtataaggatcaggatgctaatcatagttaactatttgagataatatgtaattaccccAGTAGATGATAAGTTAATTCCTAGCTTTAACTATGGTAAATGTATTATGGGAGAGGAGTTAGATCATCCTCTCTATTGATTAAAGAAAGAGGCACCTACCATGTATTGATGTATTACTCTCTTCTAATCCGTGACTTAATCCGATTTAGATTTGATAAAAAATAACATGTGTCATTATGAGATGTTAAGAAATGACCGAAAAGGAATCAATCGATAGAATTTAGATAATTGATGAAGTCAGAATGATCAATGAAATTATTTCTAATATATTGTTTGAACTCTTGAAATACCACCCGATACTCTGCAAGAGATCAAGGTCAGAGGAAGCCCAACTTAATCTCTCTGATGCATAAGTTAGTAACGTTCAAGATGCAAAAGAAATAAGggtgtgaaaaaaaaaagaaaaaaataataaagaaaccTATTTAATTGAGGTAGTCGAACTATTCGTTGAGGTGGCTTAATCATTTACAATCACCTTCTAGGGTGATCAAACTATAATATCAAACTTTTGAGGCTCAACTATCGGTTGAGATAATCAAACCATAGTACCACCCTATTGAGATAACTCAATCGCAGGTGGCTTAACTACTTATTGAAGTGGCCAAACTGAGATACCAAACTATTAAGGTGGAAGCTTTCATTATTGAGGTGGAGGTGCTCATGTGTTATATTAACTttgaaataattatattaattttttatcactTGTTTCCCTCCCCCCCTTGCTTTGACATAGAAGATCTTTAAAGTGTACTAAGCATGTAACTAGATGTGGGTAGGTGGCTTGCCCATTTGCTTTATAGTAGATGAGGTTTAACTTGTTTGTTTTAGGTAAAGATGTTTCAACTTGTCATCCAATGTTTAGGATATTTATATCTATGAAGGATACAGTGGATGATTTAGATGCTTATGTCCATGAAGAACACATCGAGCGCTTGGGATGCTCATATTTGTGAAGGACGCATCAGACATTTAGGATGTTTATGCCTACTAAAACACATTGAGCATCTCAGATGTTTATGTCCGTGAAGGATGCATCAAATGCTTCAGATGCTTATATTCACGAAGGACACATCAAGCACTTGCAATGCTTAAATTTATAAAAGATATACTATATATTTTAGATGCTTATGTCTATTATGATGCTAGACACATTAGATACTCATATTCGTGAGAGACATATTAAGTACTTAGGATACTTATGTCTACCAAGGACACATTAGATATTTTAGGTTCTTATCCTGGATTAAAAAGTCATTTGAATCGATCAATCTGTCCATATCGAGCAAAAGTCCTCTTGGTTGGCCAATCTACACACATTTGGCAAAGCTAATCAGGCAAAATGGTTTTATGGACATGTTGGCATGCTCACATCAGGTTGTTGGCCTACTTGGAAATTGATGGTTTGGTCACTTTAGGTAAGAGAGCTTGGGAACATATTGATCTTCCCATTTTTGATAAGATGGCCTACTAGACTTATTGACATACTCACATTGGGCAAGAAAGGCTTAAAGATTATTGGCATACCCTAAAGGTTGTCGACATGCTAGCTTCAGGTAAGAGGGCTCCAGGACATGCTAATTTATCTGCTTCGAGTAGGAGATCCTTGAAGAATGCCTACGAGATGCTTTCGTTCATGTAGAATGTATTACACATTAAGGATGGTTATATTCGTAAGGTACACGTCGAACAGACGTGTATGTTCGTAAAGGATGCATCACACATTGAGGATGCTTATGTTTACAATTAATATATTAGATGCTTTAGATATTTATGTCAACTATGTTGCATCGAATATTTTATATGCTTTTGTCTATAAGGGACACATATAATGTTTAGGATATTTATATCCATGAAGGATATATTAGATGATTTAGATGTTTATGTCCATAAAGGACACATCGAGCGCTTGGGATGCTCATATTTGTGAAGGATGCATCAGACATTTAGGATGCTTATGCCTACTAAAACACATTGAGTATCTCAAGTGCTTATGTCCGTGAAGGGTGCATCAAATGCTTTAGATGCCTATGTTCACGAAGGACACATCAAGCACTTGGGATGCTTAATTTATAAAAGATATACCATATATTTTAGATACTTATGTTTATTCTGATGCTAGACACATTAGATACTCATATTCGTGAGGGACACGTTAAGTACTTAGGATACTTATGTCTACGAAGGACACAATAGATATTTTAGGTTCTTATGTCTACTAAAATACTATGATACTTTTGTCAACGAAGGATATATTGAACGCTGAGGATGTTTTGTTCATGAATGACATATTGAGTGATTTATATGCTTATGTCCAGTAGGACATATTGAGCATATATGAAGCTTATGTCAATGAAGATACTTTAGACGTTTCTATTCTAGAAGGGTCACATTTAACCTTGTGCTCTTCCGAGGATTTATCAATTGGATCAAATTTTTATGTTAATGATGTATTTGATATGATGACTCATATATCAATTTTTTCCCTTGAATCTCttacttcttcttcctcccacATCAATCGAGATAGAAAAGTGAAGCTGATGATGAAAAGGATTTCAATGATAATCCTAAAACTTCACTCGAGACTTAACTTAAGAAGAAAGCCAAAAGACACAAGGGAATAGATTTGAGAGTGGCcctgaagaatataattttaaagATAAATTTTAGATGATAAACTCTTTGGAGTGTAAAGTAAAAAATATGTGattataatgatatcaaaatggaTATAGACATATAGATATAAACTTCCATTTCAAAATAGCCCTAGTATTAAATATGATGAATTATTcatgaaagaaaatattataaattgaaaGTATAAAAGTTGTTATTGAGAAGATTATGTTTGAACATCGAAGAAGATTATAATACCCAAATTTATTTCTACTTAGGATGTGAGAGAAAATTTAAGTTAGTTTAAGTAAgtatatgattatattattaataatatagatCAATATTCATGTTTAGGTCTCTCATGTtagtagatcaattaacccattaaatGACAAGTGCTTGATTTAACTTATAAAACTTCTTATCAATCATTGAATTATTTGATGTTTAGTATTTATGGTGCCAAGAAAGTATATTCAGTCCTGAAATTTGACTCCATGAAGAACACATTTGACTTTCGTTATGATCAAGCAATCCTTCTCCCTAATTCATGATCCTTGAGTCCTCATAAATCTACAAGAACACTAATGGAAGTGTTTGCTAATTGCAAAGATGAAGAAGACATTTAGCCAGCCAAGTTAACCTGAGCAAAGTCAACTCCACAGAACATGACCTGATTACAAGTTCATATGCAGATGAAGCTTGTAGCTAAAAACTTTATGGTCATGCAGGTTCAATCACAGAAGGCTTTGCACTATTTCCTGTGATGCTCTCACAAGGAAAGTTTGAGAGTCATCATCACTAATCTGTAAAGCTATGATTACCAGTGGTTGGATGTTGAGTTTGACTTCCATTTCCTCAAATGGCTTGGTTCTTTTTCTGGTGGATACCATGGTATTCATGTGAATCACATAAAAAGAGTGAAAAGACACCACCCTTGCTGGTTGGCTAATCTTGAATGTTGAACTGATGAGTCTTTGCCAGGTTAGGTTAGAAGGATCAGGGCTTGAATTGTACACCAGCAAATAGGTGCTAAGAATCAACATTTATGGATCATTTATCTTGGTTAAAGATATTGTCCCCTAGCAAAAATGTAACATATTTGTATAGCTTCAACTCATCTGCAATTCTAACTGCAAACatctgaagaaacaaaaaagCACAGTTTGCAGTAACACTTTCATAAATACTGTTCTTttcatctcctttttcttttgatttgctTTCAGAGAAAAAGATGGACAATGATTAGCATGGATTAATCAACATTGCCTTGGATAGCTtttgtcttctcttcttcttcttcttctttttcttcttcttcttcttcttcttcttcttcttcttcttcttcatcatcatcatcatcatcttcgtcTTCATCTCCTTCAGGGATTTCCTCATCCGGGTGGACTAGTTGCAGCTTGAGCCGGCCATCTTCGCGCGAAGCGTGCAAGAATTCCTTGGTGGGGATTCTGATCTCCCTCAGAACAAACCTCCCCTCATGCCTGTAAGACTTGAAGTAGATCCATGGCTTGCCGCTCTTCCCGATAGAAGAAATGGGAGGCGGAAAGCCACCTGTCCTCGTCCTCACATCAGAACAGTTGTTCGGATGTCCACCGCCAACCACAGCCTGCTTCTCCTTCCAACGATCGCTGCCCCGGTCATCACCATCCTCCTCGACCAGGTCGTCAACATCATCAGAGCTCTCCGAGCCGAGCCTTTCGGTGCAGA of the Musa acuminata AAA Group cultivar baxijiao chromosome BXJ3-2, Cavendish_Baxijiao_AAA, whole genome shotgun sequence genome contains:
- the LOC135631333 gene encoding small ribosomal subunit protein eS25w, whose amino-acid sequence is MAPKKDKAAPPSSKPAKSGGGKQKKKKWSKGKQKEKVNNAVLFDQASYDKMLSEVPKFKQITPSVLSERLRVNGSLARRAIKDLMARGAIRMVSAHASQQIYTRATNT
- the LOC135631255 gene encoding protein FANTASTIC FOUR 1-like, translated to MAACGSLSSLFEKPRPENPTLMESLSSWSQIMAKKPVDNACSFTEIFGELHFQEKPAPPPDSNHGFPLKSSDKLQLCTERLGSESSDDVDDLVEEDGDDRGSDRWKEKQAVVGGGHPNNCSDVRTRTGGFPPPISSIGKSGKPWIYFKSYRHEGRFVLREIRIPTKEFLHASREDGRLKLQLVHPDEEIPEGDEDEDDDDDDEEEEEEEEEEEEEEKEEEEEEKTKAIQGNVD